The Niastella koreensis GR20-10 genome includes a window with the following:
- a CDS encoding septal ring lytic transglycosylase RlpA family protein, which translates to MKMDIRHLVFAATILLFLSSCAHKITETGRGSYYADKFEGRPTASGEKFDQRKMTAAHRTLPFGTKVKVTNIANGRSVTVTVNDRGPFAAGRIIDVSKKAANKLGMVDAGVANVKISYKKAKR; encoded by the coding sequence ATGAAAATGGACATCCGCCATTTAGTATTTGCCGCCACTATTTTACTCTTTTTATCTTCCTGTGCCCATAAAATAACCGAAACAGGCAGGGGTTCTTATTATGCCGACAAATTTGAAGGCCGCCCCACCGCCAGCGGTGAAAAATTCGACCAGCGTAAAATGACCGCGGCCCATCGCACGCTTCCTTTCGGTACAAAAGTAAAAGTAACCAACATAGCCAATGGCCGTTCTGTAACTGTTACTGTTAATGACCGCGGGCCTTTTGCCGCCGGCCGTATCATCGACGTTTCAAAAAAGGCAGCGAACAAACTGGGTATGGTCGATGCGGGTGTAGCGAATGTGAAGATCAGCTATAAGAAGGCTAAACGCTAA
- a CDS encoding DUF6999 family protein, whose product MLHKREYFEQLENNPRDPSHWHALFLDKSIPFSPDAKAAFLYDSSRKTKQFLYPFVRVFARLGIMLLQIFKAIVPNLINAPKMLHRSLYFGMKYFISPEANYLILRHFVLGSEVLRFIKDNVQNIDDIPMHPLKPMDLNAVKDNLFLQHDLNLYNFIINLNNAMAKKGVSIQKVDQPNYNAITVDDNFPFAPFRDKWTNCLDLANAIEIFTPVYQFFLTDNDFWRASNSLQLDEVIGLYAATILDCPEKLVALNNKHPMVPLPTTSAAFRLTLHGLSTEVLHALLVQQKRAAEKAVVTL is encoded by the coding sequence ATGCTACATAAACGCGAATACTTTGAGCAACTGGAAAACAATCCCAGGGACCCGAGTCACTGGCATGCCCTGTTCCTCGATAAAAGCATTCCGTTCAGTCCCGATGCCAAAGCGGCCTTCCTGTACGATAGCAGCCGCAAAACCAAACAGTTCCTGTATCCATTTGTACGGGTGTTTGCCAGGCTGGGCATTATGTTATTGCAAATCTTCAAGGCCATCGTGCCCAATTTGATCAATGCACCGAAGATGTTGCACCGGAGCCTGTACTTCGGGATGAAATATTTTATTTCCCCGGAAGCCAATTACCTGATTCTTCGCCATTTTGTATTGGGTTCAGAAGTGTTGCGGTTTATAAAAGACAACGTGCAGAACATCGATGATATTCCCATGCACCCGTTAAAACCCATGGACCTGAACGCAGTGAAGGATAACCTGTTCCTGCAGCATGACCTGAATTTGTACAATTTCATTATCAATCTGAATAATGCTATGGCTAAAAAAGGGGTATCCATTCAAAAAGTGGATCAACCCAATTATAACGCCATTACCGTTGATGACAATTTTCCCTTTGCACCTTTCCGTGACAAATGGACCAACTGTCTTGACCTGGCCAATGCCATCGAAATCTTCACCCCGGTATATCAGTTTTTTTTAACAGATAATGATTTCTGGCGTGCTTCCAACTCGCTGCAATTGGATGAAGTGATTGGTTTATACGCTGCTACTATCCTGGATTGCCCCGAGAAACTGGTAGCGTTGAACAACAAACATCCTATGGTGCCTTTGCCTACTACTTCTGCCGCATTCCGGCTCACGTTGCATGGATTGAGTACAGAAGTGTTACATGCGTTGCTGGTGCAGCAAAAGCGGGCGGCGGAAAAGGCGGTTGTGACGCTTTAA